A genome region from Schlesneria paludicola DSM 18645 includes the following:
- a CDS encoding DUF1559 domain-containing protein: protein MRSIHRKSGFTLIELLVVIAIIGVLVSLLLPAVQQAREAARRTQCNNNLKQLGLALHNYVEGFDRLPPGGTRPTGAAITNGSNNNWGTNWITRILPYVDQANVYNQYDMNVEGRVAPNAALCSKTLTALLCPSDTIGAPWVHPVSNYPPKAKGNYAANFGLGNPWSGTVWNNSAVRGPFRAHMYYGAGFREITDGLSNTLFVAEIIQGKEAGDVRGTWSFAPGSFICGQSYYPDDISPEPFLPLTPNGNALDDSKKDRPSYCSASNSDRDLRCLAYRPNQASQTARSKHIGGVLVCMGDGSGRFISDSINATVWGNILAISDGNVVGDY from the coding sequence ATGCGCAGTATTCATCGGAAGTCGGGCTTTACGCTCATCGAGCTGCTGGTCGTGATCGCGATCATTGGCGTCTTGGTATCGCTGCTTCTTCCTGCCGTCCAGCAGGCCCGCGAAGCCGCGCGCCGCACTCAATGCAACAACAATTTGAAGCAGTTGGGTCTGGCACTTCACAACTATGTGGAAGGCTTTGATCGCCTGCCACCCGGGGGCACGCGTCCGACCGGCGCTGCGATCACGAACGGATCGAACAATAATTGGGGAACGAACTGGATCACGCGAATCCTGCCGTATGTCGACCAGGCCAATGTTTATAACCAATATGACATGAACGTCGAAGGACGCGTCGCCCCCAATGCCGCACTGTGTTCCAAAACCCTGACGGCACTTCTGTGCCCAAGCGACACGATCGGAGCACCGTGGGTCCATCCGGTCAGTAACTATCCGCCCAAGGCCAAGGGGAACTATGCGGCCAACTTTGGACTGGGAAATCCCTGGTCGGGTACCGTCTGGAACAACTCGGCCGTTCGTGGACCATTTCGTGCCCACATGTACTACGGCGCCGGCTTCCGCGAGATCACCGACGGTTTGTCGAATACGCTGTTCGTCGCCGAAATCATCCAGGGAAAAGAAGCAGGCGATGTTCGTGGGACGTGGTCGTTTGCACCGGGGTCGTTCATCTGCGGACAAAGCTACTACCCTGACGATATTTCTCCCGAACCATTCCTTCCGCTGACCCCGAATGGCAACGCGCTCGACGATTCCAAAAAGGATCGGCCGTCCTATTGCAGCGCCAGCAATTCGGATCGCGACCTGCGCTGCCTCGCATATCGGCCAAATCAGGCATCGCAAACCGCTCGCAGCAAGCATATTGGCGGCGTTCTGGTCTGCATGGGAGATGGTTCCGGACGATTCATTAGCGATTCAATCAATGCCACTGTCTGGGGCAATATCCTGGCCATCAGTGATGGCAACGTGGTTGGTGATTATTAG
- a CDS encoding alkaline phosphatase PhoX, with product MPHSEKHSRRDFFEMTAAAVGSWSLPMTFSAFTRNALAFSPRAGFGPLNPTRDEATGLELLKLPEGFRYVSFGWTGDMMSDGTLTPPNHDGMGVIHADGDIVTLVRNHENNDRQTPFSNQGTPYDLKAGGGCTNLQFDTATGTWLKDWTSLVGTARNCAGGVTPWGTWLSCEETVLGPGSIKDGRKQLYEQDHGFVFEVPPTSVAEPVPLKAMGRFVHEAVAVDPATGHVYQTEDDGTAGFYRFIPNQPGRLAEGGQLQMMQAVEFPELRREVPLNQPIHVNWVDIDDPTRAHSPGTEDGHGVFQQGKIQQGTTFARLEGCWYGNQSIFVVSTSGGDAKSGQVFRYDPRQETITLIFESPGVDILDSPDNLTVSPRGGIVLCEDGDREPQRLHGLTATGSLFELAANNVVLKPGERRRIHGDFRKMEWCGATFSPDGRWLFANLQTPGITLAITGPWESAGL from the coding sequence ATGCCGCATTCCGAAAAGCATTCTCGCCGAGATTTTTTTGAGATGACGGCGGCGGCAGTGGGATCGTGGTCGCTACCAATGACCTTCAGCGCGTTCACTCGGAATGCACTTGCATTTTCGCCTCGGGCGGGTTTCGGCCCCTTGAATCCGACGCGGGATGAAGCGACGGGCCTGGAGCTTTTAAAGCTACCCGAGGGATTTCGCTACGTTTCGTTCGGCTGGACGGGCGACATGATGTCCGATGGGACATTGACGCCGCCGAATCATGACGGGATGGGAGTCATCCACGCGGACGGAGACATTGTCACTCTCGTCCGTAATCACGAAAACAACGATCGTCAGACTCCCTTTTCCAACCAGGGAACGCCCTATGATCTCAAAGCAGGGGGTGGCTGCACGAATCTCCAGTTTGACACCGCTACCGGAACGTGGCTGAAAGATTGGACCAGCCTGGTGGGCACGGCACGCAATTGCGCCGGCGGCGTAACGCCTTGGGGGACCTGGTTAAGTTGCGAAGAAACCGTGTTGGGACCGGGCAGCATCAAGGATGGCCGCAAGCAACTGTACGAACAGGATCATGGATTCGTCTTCGAGGTCCCGCCGACAAGCGTTGCGGAACCGGTCCCTCTTAAAGCGATGGGACGGTTTGTCCACGAAGCGGTGGCTGTCGATCCGGCCACGGGACATGTCTATCAGACGGAAGACGACGGAACGGCAGGGTTTTATCGCTTTATCCCGAATCAACCTGGGCGTCTTGCGGAAGGCGGCCAATTGCAAATGATGCAGGCGGTCGAGTTCCCCGAGCTGCGACGCGAGGTTCCCCTGAACCAGCCCATTCACGTCAACTGGGTGGACATTGATGATCCGACGCGGGCCCATTCGCCGGGAACCGAAGATGGTCACGGAGTTTTCCAACAGGGGAAAATTCAGCAAGGCACAACCTTCGCAAGACTGGAAGGTTGCTGGTACGGCAACCAATCCATTTTCGTCGTATCGACCAGCGGGGGCGATGCAAAAAGCGGTCAGGTCTTTCGTTACGACCCACGGCAGGAAACGATCACGCTCATTTTTGAATCGCCCGGGGTGGACATTCTCGATTCGCCTGACAATTTGACCGTCAGTCCCCGTGGCGGAATTGTGTTATGCGAAGACGGCGATCGCGAGCCACAGCGGTTACACGGGCTGACGGCAACCGGATCGCTCTTTGAATTGGCGGCCAACAATGTCGTCTTAAAGCCGGGCGAGCGACGTCGCATTCACGGTGACTTCCGCAAGATGGAATGGTGCGGCGCGACATTCAGCCCCGATGGACGCTGGTTGTTCGCGAATCTTCAGACACCCGGAATCACGCTGGCCATTACCGGCCCGTGGGAATCCGCGGGCTTGTAA